The following proteins are encoded in a genomic region of Tenacibaculum sp. 190524A05c:
- a CDS encoding biopolymer transporter ExbD: MKRKRISEINAGSMADIAFLLLIFFLVTTTLEVDKGLFSKIAQDNPETLDTHKRNVFDISINRNNEIALDNTIITIDEIPQLAQDFIDNGGGKDAKGNSCDWCNGKKLPTSSDHPAKAIITIEADREASYETYVSVLDKVHNAYNSLRNKLALKLYRKTYTELEAIYKNTREKAIYDQIEIVKSKYPMLIGNIEMESALAKK, from the coding sequence ATGAAAAGAAAGCGTATTTCAGAAATTAATGCCGGATCTATGGCAGACATTGCTTTTTTACTACTTATTTTCTTCTTGGTAACTACTACTTTGGAAGTTGACAAGGGATTATTTAGTAAGATTGCACAGGACAATCCAGAAACTTTGGATACTCACAAAAGAAATGTTTTTGATATTTCTATTAATCGGAATAATGAAATTGCCTTAGACAATACTATCATCACAATTGATGAGATTCCTCAATTAGCTCAAGATTTTATTGATAATGGTGGAGGAAAAGATGCTAAAGGTAATTCTTGCGATTGGTGTAATGGAAAAAAGTTACCAACTTCATCTGATCATCCCGCGAAAGCCATTATTACCATTGAAGCAGATAGAGAAGCGAGTTACGAAACTTATGTAAGTGTGCTAGATAAAGTGCATAATGCATATAATTCCTTACGAAATAAATTAGCTCTTAAATTATACAGGAAAACATATACCGAATTGGAAGCTATTTATAAAAACACTCGTGAAAAAGCAATTTATGATCAAATAGAGATCGTAAAAAGTAAATATCCTATGCTTATTGGAAATATAGAAATGGAAAGTGCTTTGGCTAAAAAGTAA
- the cdaA gene encoding diadenylate cyclase CdaA, with protein MLDFIDFSFLDILDIILVAVLLYYIYKLVKGTVAINIVIGIALIFLIWKITQALNMEMLSGILGYLLSGGVIALIIVFQQEIRKFLLMIGTTNFSTKRGFLNQLKFLQSEINSETDTDTIIKSCVNLSKTKTGALIVIERTNKLDFLVNTGDPMNAQVNNAIIQSIFYKNSPLHDGATIIRDNFIVATRVILPVSDNPRIPARFGLRHRAAIGITEKTDAVCILVSEETGDISYVKDGEFVLFKGQEELSEKLKKDVSN; from the coding sequence ATGTTAGATTTTATAGATTTCTCTTTTCTTGATATCCTTGACATTATACTTGTAGCGGTATTATTATACTATATCTACAAGCTTGTTAAAGGTACAGTTGCTATTAATATTGTAATTGGAATTGCTTTGATTTTTCTTATTTGGAAAATTACTCAAGCGCTTAATATGGAAATGTTAAGTGGTATATTAGGATATCTTTTATCTGGTGGAGTAATTGCATTAATTATTGTATTCCAACAAGAAATAAGAAAGTTTCTTTTAATGATTGGAACAACGAATTTTTCTACGAAACGAGGTTTTTTAAATCAACTTAAGTTTTTACAATCAGAAATTAATTCTGAAACAGATACCGATACAATTATTAAATCCTGTGTAAATCTGTCAAAAACGAAAACCGGAGCCCTAATTGTTATTGAAAGAACAAATAAATTAGATTTTTTGGTAAATACTGGAGATCCAATGAATGCTCAAGTTAACAATGCTATTATTCAAAGTATTTTCTACAAAAACAGTCCTCTTCATGATGGTGCAACAATCATTAGAGATAACTTCATTGTAGCAACTAGAGTAATTTTACCTGTATCTGATAATCCAAGGATTCCGGCAAGATTTGGTTTACGTCATAGAGCTGCGATTGGAATCACAGAAAAAACTGATGCTGTCTGCATATTGGTTTCCGAAGAAACAGGAGACATATCTTATGTAAAAGATGGAGAATTTGTTCTATTTAAGGGACAAGAAGAATTATCTGAAAAACTTAAGAAAGACGTTTCAAACTAA